A single genomic interval of Drosophila virilis strain 15010-1051.87 unplaced genomic scaffold, Dvir_AGI_RSII-ME tig00001822, whole genome shotgun sequence harbors:
- the LOC138911645 gene encoding uncharacterized protein: protein MPILHGFGSLDQLYTMLQQVPHFRICHAVIVVSVISHLWVCYRYHRCCWKCFGLTGVTEQQLGKSRRPARSRFPVRKTRPKIGRLAPATVISIDAYGCVFHPSSSTNFRQPRPSRLTEAPVPNKPFIWIPATFTSANTRGSRQSSRFTA, encoded by the exons ATGCCTATCCTTCACGGGTTCGGCTCCCTCGATCAGCTTTATACGATGCTGCAACAG GTTCCACATTTCCGGATCTGTCACGCGGTCATCGTCGTCTCGGTAATAAGCCACCTCTGGGTTTGTTACCGTTACCACCGATGCTGCTGGAAGTGCTTCGGACTTACTGGCGTGACCGAGCAACAACTGGGGAAATCTCGAAGGCCCGCCAGAAGTCGATTCCCAG TTAGGAAAACGCGGCCCAAAATTGGACGACTGGCACCCGCCACTGTCATTTCCATCGATGCGTACGGCTGCGTTTTCCATCCCAGTTCCTCCACTAACTTCCGGCAACCTCGTCCCAGCAGACTTACAGAGGCTCCTGTGCCTAACAAACCTTTTATTTGGATACCAGCAACCTTCACTTCGGCGAATACGCGCGGGTCTAGGCAATCCTCCCGTTTTACAGCTTAA